The following coding sequences are from one Leptospira mayottensis 200901116 window:
- a CDS encoding F0F1 ATP synthase subunit B: MILLAAKGLSLLDVNPGLVVWTLITFLVVVLVLKKFAWDVILKALDERAQAVQNDIEKASELRSEAEALLKDYEARLDSARDEANAIVAEAKSDALKLKNKLLEETNQEVKAQKDQAVKEIELAKGKALEQLQTQFVEMTITVAGKVLEKQLRAEDYKAFIETELNKLGKLSA; the protein is encoded by the coding sequence TTGATACTCTTAGCTGCTAAGGGATTGAGCCTCTTAGATGTAAATCCGGGTCTAGTAGTCTGGACTCTGATTACCTTTTTGGTCGTAGTCTTAGTCCTGAAAAAGTTTGCCTGGGATGTAATTCTAAAGGCTCTCGATGAAAGAGCTCAGGCCGTACAGAACGACATCGAAAAGGCCTCAGAACTTCGTTCGGAGGCGGAAGCTCTCCTGAAGGATTACGAAGCTAGACTTGACTCTGCAAGAGACGAAGCGAATGCAATCGTCGCGGAGGCCAAATCCGACGCTTTGAAACTGAAGAACAAATTACTGGAAGAAACCAACCAGGAAGTGAAGGCTCAGAAAGATCAGGCGGTGAAAGAAATCGAACTCGCGAAAGGAAAGGCTCTGGAACAACTGCAGACTCAATTTGTAGAAATGACGATTACCGTTGCAGGGAAGGTTTTGGAAAAACAATTAAGAGCGGAAGACTACAAGGCTTTTATCGAAACCGAGTTGAATAAACTGGGGAAACTGAGCGCATAA
- the atpH gene encoding ATP synthase F1 subunit delta, with the protein MNDSGVSKIYASALLGVVNSPEEVEQELGDLVRLLFKEEKIRNFFLSPTVSIEEKENTLGKNLRGKILDVTLNFLGVLLNKGRFINLPEIQKQFTVELDKKKGRVRAQVKSYPSLEPTQITKLGSILSEKFKSEFILEVSEDKALLGGFVVQFNDLKIEKSIASQLGEIKKAMLEKKLPVGAVYEN; encoded by the coding sequence ATGAACGATTCCGGTGTTTCAAAGATATATGCGTCCGCACTTTTAGGAGTTGTAAATTCTCCGGAGGAAGTGGAACAAGAACTCGGTGATTTGGTTCGGCTTCTTTTCAAAGAGGAAAAGATCAGAAACTTTTTTCTTTCTCCCACTGTGTCGATCGAAGAGAAAGAAAATACTTTGGGAAAAAATCTCCGGGGAAAAATTTTGGACGTAACTCTAAACTTTCTCGGAGTACTTTTAAACAAAGGAAGATTTATCAACCTTCCCGAAATTCAAAAACAGTTTACCGTAGAGTTAGATAAGAAAAAGGGAAGGGTTCGTGCACAAGTAAAAAGTTATCCTTCTTTAGAACCTACTCAAATCACTAAACTTGGATCCATCCTTTCTGAAAAATTCAAATCGGAATTCATTCTGGAAGTTTCGGAAGATAAAGCTCTTCTGGGCGGATTTGTAGTACAATTCAACGACTTAAAAATCGAAAAGTCCATCGCTTCCCAGCTCGGGGAAATCAAAAAAGCCATGTTGGAAAAGAAATTACCGGTTGGAGCCGTCTATGAAAATTAA